Genomic segment of Lemur catta isolate mLemCat1 chromosome 2, mLemCat1.pri, whole genome shotgun sequence:
ttgagctcaagtgatcctcccgcctctgcctcccagagtgctaggattacaggcgtgagccaccgcgcccggcctgaagacACTTTTGGTTGTTACAACTTGAGGGAGTGCTATTGGTATGCACTGGGTGGAGAGCAGGGATACTGTTCAATGTCCTGCAATGCACATAGGACAGCCCCCTAAAACAAAGAATtctccagcccaaaatgtcaacagggCTGAGGTGGAGGAACCCTGGATTAGCGGCATAGGCAAACTGATCTGGAAGGGAGGGATTAATTCCAGTTGCGCACTCAAGAATGGCTCCCTGAAGGAGAGGTCTTGGTGCTGGGCAGGCGCTTGAGCCAGGTGTCAACTGAGAGAGATTGGGGAGAGCGTGTCAGGCAGAGAACAGCATAAGCAAAGGTCTGGAGGCATCCTTGCTGGGTGGAGGTGGGCGATAGTGTGAACAGTGAGATGGAGCCTGTGATTCAAGGGGCAGGAAGTTTGGGGTCAGCTGGACTTGGCTTTGCCTTCTGGTTCTATCACTCACTAGCCATATGGCCTCAGGCTTGTCATTGgcctgaacctcagtttcatcatctgtaaaatggggataagaaatGAGATTATGTAGGCCCAGCCTCGAATATCCCCACTCCTCCCTTTCTATTCTGTATCCCAGCCATTCTGAAATATTGGCAGTTTGCTAAAtgcctcctgctctctctccctctctgggccctccatgtgcagttccctctgcctggaatgctcacATTCCAGGTGTGTTGATTACACGATCAAAAGGTTATAAACCCAGTGCCGACATGCTCAGATTTGTGGGGCTTgcgaggaggagggtgggggaaaTCTGGGGGCCAAGAGAATGGTGGGGAATTCCCAGGCTCAGCCAAGAGGCCTGGGAGCCTCTGCCTTCGACCCAACTCCCTTCCCCATCACTTCTCTGGCCTTCAGGTGCCTTGGGGAAGGCCAGTGAGAACCCGCCAGGCATGAGGGGTTGGATTCCCTCTTGGTTAATGTCCCTGCTCCCTTCTCAGCCCAGGAGCCTGGTTACTGTACTGGTCAGGGTTGAGGTGTAGAGGCTAAAACCTCATAGAGGCTACTGCCCAAATCACGCTCTTGCTGAATACCTTCGGAATGCCTGGTACTACAGGAGGCCCTGGGAGTACAAAGTCTCCCTTAAGAACTAATCTAGACTTTAAGGATTGCCTGATTTAGGATCTGTGGACTTTGTTGATCTGTGGACATCCAATTTTTAGAGAACAGTTTCTAGGAATTTTATCTGAAAGATGTGCACAAAGATTCAGCTTTAACTCGGTTCACAGTGGTgatatttataaagtgaaaaattggaaatagccTTAATGTCCCACTATAGATATCAGTTAAATATGTGATGAGATAAATAGAACATTAGTCATTCAACAGGAAGCAGGTGGATATTGATGCAGAAAGATGTCTGTTATTAAGGGAAAACAATATgcaaaacaatatttatatatcaaatatatatacgtgtatattttaaaacctgGAAGCTAATACACCCAAAAGTTGACAGTGGATATCTGAGTGCTCTTTGCGATATTTTTCTTGTTctagattttccttttctaaaatttctacaataaatgtgcatttcttttgtgaataaaatagtaatatattttctcaatttttaaattacttgatgttattaaaatataaataaaaataataataaaagaaagggCAATTTTACCAGCTGTGCTCGCGTCctttcccagcctcctctcctgacTCCTCCTaattcatttcagttatttacTAACCTCGAAGGACTGTAAGGCGAGCTAAAGATAGTCACCTTCTCCAGGTGATCTGCATGCACGCCAAATTTTGAGATGAGTTTACCTCCCAGACTTCACTTCTTTATTCCCATTTAATTACCAATaatttcatccattcatttctaACTCGCGCGCGTTTTTGCTTTAGGTACGCATGCGCACTCCTGGTGGCTGGAGAGGGCCGCTCGCCCCGGCGGTCCCGCCTCCTGAGCCCGACGATTGGTCGGCTCCGCCAGCGCGCTGCTGATTGGTGGCTCCGGGCCGGGCCTCGCTGCCCATCAAAGTTAGGAAAGCGGCGGCGGGCAGTATGGCAGCGGCGGCGGACTCGTCTTCCCGCGCTGACTCGGCGGCCGTGCGGTTGCCGCGGTCGCCGCCGTTCAAGGTGCTGGCGGAGCAGCTGCGGCGCGACGCGGAGGGCGGCCCAGGCGCGTGGCAGCTGTCGCGGGCGGCGGCGGGCCGCGGGCCGCTGGCGCTGGCGGTCGTGTGGATGCAGGGCACGGTGgtggcggcgggcggcggcggcgaggcGCGGCTGCGGGACCCCAGCGGGGTCTTCACCGTGCGCGGCCTGGAGCGGGTGCCGCGCGGGCGGCCCTGCCTCGCCCCAGGTAATACCGGAGCCTCGCCGGCgcccctttcctcctctctgccGCGAAGCTGCCGGGGCTGTCCCACCTCCGGGCCCGTGCACTTGCCCGTCCCCCGCCTCGCTAcccttcctgcctgcccctcGCTCGGTCGGGCTTCCTGATGATAAGCGTCACCTGCAGCCCgttttaaaaatgcaggttcctgggACCCTCCCAGCCCTCATAGAGGGAATCTCGAGGGGAGGGACCCCGGCATCCGTATTTGTCACAAGCCCCCTCCCCCATAGgtgattttcttttccccatcaAGTTTTGGGAAACGCTATCCTAGGAAACTTCTGCTCCTCCTTAACGTCTGTACTTACAGGTACCCTTCTCAGGGAAACACCGCACTCCCTAGGAACAGGGAGCCCCTCCTGTACCTCTCCTTCCTGGAACTGTCTTCGGCTGTAGTAGTTCACTAATGTTTGCCCCTCCTAGACGACTGCTGCTCAAACTTGCGCGTGCATCAGactcacctggagggcttgttgaAGCTCAGGTGGctgggctccaccctcaggaTTCTGAGTCCGTGGGCCTGAAAATCTGCATTTCTGGCCAGCTCTCTGGTGATGCTGTtgctgctggtctgggggccACGCTTGGAGCAACACTGGACCAGGCTGAGCTGCTGGAGGGCAGGAGCTGTGTGGTCCTGACAGCTGTGTCCTCAGTCTGGCGCAGTGCCTGGCTCGTAGGGCTCTAAGCCAGTTGTTTTGAGTGACAGGCATTGGGCACCCAGGATCTCATGTCACTCATTCACTGGCATGTTAATTGAGCATGTGTTGGACATCAGGCCCCATGTGTGGCACTGGGCTGCAGCTCCGACCCAGATAGATAGGTCCCGGCTCGGGGACAGACTGGCGGCAGATTTCCCAGAGGATCATTGATGCCCGGGGAACGACAGGGAGGTGGTCCAGGGAGGCTTCTGGGCCAAGGAGATCTGAAGGGTCCGTGGGCCTTTCTTCTCCTCGGTTCCCTCTCCGGTGAAATCAGACCAAGTTCACTTCTTTTTAAGGGCCCTTCCTGCTCAGTCTTGGACTCTGACCAGGGGCAGATAGGTCCGAGGCCTGTCCTGGGCTGCTTCGGACTCAGACTTAAGGTTGAGTTCCTGGCTCCACCCCTTCCCAGCTGAGCTGCCTGGAGCacgttacttaacctttctggatTTTGAATCCTTTcttaaaaaggagataataattcCTCCTGTTGTGTGGATTCAGTAAGTAAACAATCGCCTTAACATATAGCGTTTAGCTGCTTAGCTCATGGTAAGGGTTCAGAAAATTTGCCTCTTGTTATCCACTGTAACttgctgctgcttcctcctcccctccgccCCTTACCCCTCAGCCTCTGCCCTCGGCAGCAGCCTTAGTCTAGTGCAGGGTCTAGCACAGGGTCGGCAAACTGCAGGCTGCCTCTTTTCACATGCTTTGCAAACTATACACAGTTTTTAcgtttttaaatggttggaaaaaatcaTGACatcaaaattatatgaaattcaaacatCAATGttcataagtaaagttttattggaatgcgTTGGTAACTTACATAATGTCCAGGGCTGCTGTCCCACTACATGTACAGAGtcgagtagttgtgacagagaccttatggcctgaaaggcctaaaatatttattacctgtCCATTTGctgaaaaagtttgccaacccttggcTTTAGCCTTGGCCTAACTCATAACCCATGCTGCTTGGTGTCTTGGCCCCCAGGCAAAGCCCCTCGAAGGCAGGCTTGGGCAGTCTCCATGTCTGGTCCCAGCCCTGGCATAagcctggcacccagtaggtaCCTCGGTGTTTGAACGAATGGGCATCGATGAACCTGTCTGACACACCTACTGGCCTGAATGCCCCCTAGCAGGGGCCATgtcatttcctctttctgtttaATGCCAAGTCTTGCTTGACAAAACTGAGTCACTGCCTCCAGACAGGGAGCCAGGGAAGTAGGCAGCCACTAAAACGCAAGTCATACTGTAGGCATGAGCACAGGGTGCTGTGGCCCAGAGAAGGGACAGCTGGTTCAGGCTCgaggggtcagggaaggcatCCTTGAAGAGGCAGCCCTGAAGGATGTGTTGGAGTTGTCTGTGGGGACCAACCCTCCTGGGTTCCCTGGGACTGAGAGGGTCCCAGGATATGGGACTTTCCGTGTTAACACTGAGACAGTTGGGCACTCTGGGTCCATGTGCAGTGGGGGGAGAGTGCAGCTCCctggaacagcatgtgcaaaggcttgGAGGTGAGAGAGCCCAGTGCCTTTGGGGGAGCCTGGGTCAGCACGTAGGGCAGCAGTGAAAGGTAGGAAGGTCCCATCCTGACCAGCTTCAGTGGCCACCTGTGGAAGGACCTGCCTGCTTCAAGGTGGACTTGAACTCTACTCACCGTGCCTGTGCACCAGGGCTGTTCCCCGCCCCGCTTCTCTGGAGCATCCAAGAGGTTGTTTCATAAACCCCAGGTGCAGAGTTCAGTCAGAAACTCTCCCTGCCCTGGAGTTGCTCCCAGTCTTCAGGGGAGCAGAGGAACGAAGATGACCTCGTCTCACTGTGATCTGCCGGGTTCTGGAGGCAGCTGGATTTAAGAACGACGCTGCAGCAGTGGGGCGGGGATGGGTCTGAGGAGGACGAAGCTGGCAGAAGACCAGCCGGAGCCACTGGAGTGGTCAGGGCAACCTAAGGGAGGGGTGCgtgtggggaggagaagggcggCAGTGGGAGCTGCTTTGCGGGGAAGGCAGAGGGTGTGGGCAGAAGGAACAGGACCTCACCGGTGTGTCTGATCTCATGCCCCCAAGCTCATCCGTCCAGTGTGTGCCCTCCTCGCAGATGCCCTGGTAACCTGCCTGGTTGGCATCTCCTTGGGCTCTTGCTTTCCCGGGTCTCAGTCATTGTATTTCTGAGAGCTCCACCTCTACCAGCGCTTTAGGGCCGTCCAGAGGGATGGCAAGTGCATTTGTAGAACTAGCCTCTGTCACTGGGGCCCAGGTAGAATCTGGAGATGAGTTCAGAGACACTGCGTACACCCTGCCAGGGGCTGAACACCCGAGGGTCAGGGGTCAGCTTGCCTGGCTTCCTTCGGTCAaagccctgggccccacaggCAGGGCGATAAAAGCGGCCTCCCAGGGACAGGCGGTGGGGGCTGGCAGCATGCCTGCCCTTCCTGCAGTGTTTGGAGTTTTCTTTTACACAATCGAGTTTGTGTGATTAAGACTGGCCAAGTTTTGCTTTCAAGGAGAGAGTCACTTCCCCAAAGGAATGGGAAGAGAATCACGGTTAATATGTCATTAGATCATCCCGGTGGCAGCCTGCCCTTTTGTGGATTTGCTTGCGTGTGCCAGCAGTGTCGGGATAAAGCTGGAGGTGGCAGGGATGAGTCCTGGGCAGCTGGCACAGTGGGGCCTCGGGGATGCTGCCGGCCCAGCTTTTTCGGCAACGTCGAGGGAGAATTGCATTTGCTTTGGGGCTGTCAGGGGTTGTGTCTGCACAGAAACAGGACCCGTCCTGTGCACAGAGACCAGTCGTGTACTCTGTGGCACTGGGCAAGGAACAGGATTAGAGAAACGCTTGGGTTTCCTGCCCCTGCCTTAGAGCAATCTAATTATAACTCATACTCTGATGCAGGAGTCTCTTCCATTTCTTGGGCATGGTTACTTTGTGCACGATGATTTCATTTAACATATGAAACCCAGAAACCAAAGATGATACAGATGTCATCCTCCTGGGTCAATGTTGTAATTAATATACGTGGACATCCCGATCACTGACTACCTTGCATTTTGATATCTACTatctgaatgtttttctttctctaacttcCCTCTCTCTGATCAAGTCAGACTCTCTGAAGGACTGGATCTGTTCGCTCCCCACCCCCTTATTATGAACATAACGAtgggcttttcttctttttccaggaaAGTATGTGATGGTAATGGGAGTGGTTCTGGCCTGCAGCCCTGAGCCGTGCCTTCAGGCTGTGAAGATGACAGATCTTTCTGATAATCCCACCCATGAAAGCATGTGGGAACTAGAAGTGGAAGATTTACACAGGAGTATTCCTTAATGTTGGAACCGTCCTTAAAAACACCTAGAGTTTCTGAAACAATTTAGGTTCTTATAACCTTGTGCATTTCACAGACATTGTTCAATGTGTATTTCTCAAAAGTTTCTCCGCTTTGCTTTGGTTGACCAAGGAGTCCAGATGTAGGAATTTGAAAATGCTGGGCCCCTTCAGTTAACACGCCTCTGCTGCCCCTTGCTTTGACTGTGTTTGCTGATGAAAAGCAGATGCTATGgggttcttttttctccttttggtttgtgtgtgttaattctctctctctctaaagtACACAGAAATCTCATgttgcattttccaaattttaccaGCGATGATACTTTTTCCGTGACTGCTGCATGTCCATTTTACTATGCAAAATTTGAATCTCAGTCATTGGCCGTGGTGATTAAATGCGGTTCCAGGCGGGAAGGCAGACTGCGTAGAAAAGGCGTGACATCATGGCTCCTTGTCGTCTTCGTCAACAACTGCCATGTCCAGTTTGCAAGTCAAATGGCGTTTCCTAACGGCAGGCACGGCGGCCCTGAAGGACACGGGTCCCTTTCTGCTTCGGACACGGCTCAAACACTTAAGGTCCCTTTCCCTCCAGGAAGGCGATACCTTCTTCCTTCTCTCGGAGATGTTGAgccattttcaaattttcttgttgaaattaaaaactcaaggTTGAGAACAACTTTCAGGCCTTAGCTAAACTTCCGCTTCGTAACTTTTGGCAAGACACTGCAGGGGGGCGGCCTCCTGGTTCGAGTTCCTGCATCTTTTTGTGTGGAGTGACTTTTTGTCGTGTTTGTATTGAACGTTGGGTTTCTGCGAGCTGCTTATTACCCGTGCCTGATTTTTGTTTAGATTGTAAATATCAAGGGAGTCGGATCATGTTCTGACATTGCTGTACAGTTTTGCCTGGAATTCTGATATTCTACcactaataaattttttttatatgctgtctgttttttttaaaaatagactttactttttacagcagttttaggtttgcaggaaaatgaaacaaagtacagagaattcccatatactcCACTCACACCCctcccctattattaatattaacatctaATATTAGGGTGGTGCCTTTGTTACAGTTGATGAGAGAATACTGATACATTCCTGTCAATCCAAGtgcatagtttacattagggttcactcttggtgttacaCAGTCTGTGGGATTTACCAAAAGCATAAGGACACATATCTGCTGTTACAGTGTCTACAGAACAGTTTGCCCTGAAATCCTCCGGGCTCCCCCGTCCACCCCTCCACTACCCCCAgcctggcaaccactgacctttttaccgtctctatagttttgccttttccacacTATCATATATATTAACAGTTGGATCATTCagtatgtaaatttttttcagactggcttctttcacttaatatgcATTTACGTTTCCTCTACGTCTTTCAGCAggttgatagctcatttctttttatcactgaataatgtTCCACTGTGTGggtataccacagtttattaatacTTCACCTATCAAAGGACATCTTGTTTGAGTCTAATCTTTTATAATTACGAAGAGAACAGCTGTAAACATTCATGCACAGGTTTTGTGTAGGATAAGTTTTCAACGCAGTGGAATAAATGCCTAGAAgtaatttctgggtcatatggttatAGCCTTGTCAGAAACCGCCAGAATTCTTCCGAAGTGGCTGTATCGTTTTGCATCTTCACAAGCAATGactgagagttcctgttgctccacgtTCTTGCCAGCGTTTGGTGTTGCCAGcgtttggtgttgtcagtgtttggGATTCAAACATAGCATTGTCTTTTAAAGGTGGGGCAGATTGGAAAGTGCATTGTTTTTATTGCCCACATGAAGCCTGTTTTGAACTGGTTTATGTTCACAGGTTGGGATTTTCCAGGCAATATTGCTGAGCTTTAACAGGAGTTTTGCAGCCTTGTAGGCCTGAATTTGAGCCCATTATCTGTCACTAAACTTGCTGTGTGACTACAAGCAAGTAACCtaacctctctgttcttcagtttctttacctataaaatgcagattataCCCAGTTTATAGCACTGgtggaaggaataaatgaagatatGTGTAAATTACTTTtacatagtacctggcacacagcggTAAGTTCTTGCTTATATCCATCagttgccttaaaaaaaaaatacacagaaaaattgcaaagatccCAGCTTtccctattgttaacatcttccATTAGTAAGGTGCTTTTGTTACAACCAGTGAATCAATGTTGAGATGTTGTTATTGACCCAAGTCCCTACTTTGTTCACATTCCTTAGCCTTCTCCTAATGTCCTCTCCAGTCTAGGGTCCCGTTGCAGGACACCATGTTCCATTCAGTCATCCTGTCTCTCCCTGGCTGAGACAGTTGATCAGTTGTTTTGATTGCATTGAACTTTAATTTTGGTGCAGACCATGGGATCTCTGCTACAGAACTCTTAGGTTTAAAACTTTGGTACAAAATTATTATGGGGTAGCCAATAGTAGCCCCTGAGCTGGGTGTGTGGTTGACTCCTGAGGTCCCTTAACCTGAAATCTGCCACCCTCCCGTGGCTCTCCCTTATCTGAAATCTGCTTTTCTGCGAGAAAACAGACCCACGCTGCAGAGAACCATATCCTGCCCGGTTTGTCCTCACCTAACTTCTGGTAAATGATACCCGATTGGAAAATGCTGGTGGAGCCGACAGTGTCGCCTGGGCACTAAACctcaggatgggggagggggaccGAGCAGGAGGAGGCTGCGTGTTCCAGTGGGTCGGTGCTGGATCCGAGTCACTTCTGTTTGTAAGCTGTGTGGTTTCTCTGAATATTAATAACTTTCACTGTCTCAGCTAGTGTTTCCTCCTTGACATCACCAAATGAAAACATATCTGGGAGGTTTTAGTTTCCCGGTGCCAAAGCCAAGTTGGTTTATCAGCGAGCACCCCTGGCCAGACAATGCGCGCCTGTGTGCTTGAGCGGAGCGGCTTCCCTTTCGAAATTGGCTCTTTTCTAAGAACTGAAAATAAGCAACCTAGGCTGTGACTTCACTTTTCTTGGAACTGCTTTATgttacaaaaaatacatatacaaaaccCTCATTTGGCTGGTTTTGGATTGCCAAGTTCCCTAATCCTTTCTGTTGCCTATTCTTGTAAAGCTGAAGTTTTACTGAAATATTCTTCTGCATCAGGTGaagcaggagggaagaggaatGACCACATGAAAATAACTGAGTGTTTTGTCTCCTGGCCTGTTTGTGTACGGTTTAATGGTTGAAGGGAAAAAGAACCTGGGAGAGACGCTGTGTGTAGAGTTGCCTTCAGATTCCAAGGGTCACAACCCCGAGATCTGTTGGACCACCAAAGGGGCTGGTGTTGCTAAACCTCAGGCCACGACCCAAACTTACTGCGTAGCTGCCTGTTGCAAGGATAAGGGGAAAAATGCATTTCAGCCATAGTGACCTACATTCAGTACACATTTTGGATCCCGTGTAAGAGGACATTTTCCAGGGGCCCCTGCCTGTTTGGGGTAAGGGAGAGAGCAACGTGGTCACACCTGGAGTCCAGTCCCTGTCTGACTTGGGCTTGGAGGTCAGTCTGTGAGGTAGAGAGAATTCTGTCTTCCTGGGCTGGTACCTGGTGGGTTCTTAGGAGCCGTATGAGATGCCACTCCTGAGTGCAGACCTCTGCAGACGGGCACGTAAGTGGTTCTGAAATGTCTGTTGGGATCTCTGTCCCCACTGGAGTTGCTTCTAGTGATCGTGTCCTATGTATCTGTGTATCTCTGCCCAGCATGGGGCCTTGCAGGTGAGTCAAGTTAGGACTGGCTGGTTTGGGGGCTGGAAGAC
This window contains:
- the RMI2 gene encoding recQ-mediated genome instability protein 2 — protein: MAAAADSSSRADSAAVRLPRSPPFKVLAEQLRRDAEGGPGAWQLSRAAAGRGPLALAVVWMQGTVVAAGGGGEARLRDPSGVFTVRGLERVPRGRPCLAPGKYVMVMGVVLACSPEPCLQAVKMTDLSDNPTHESMWELEVEDLHRSIP